In the Candidatus Cloacimonas acidaminovorans str. Evry genome, one interval contains:
- the truA gene encoding tRNA pseudouridine(38-40) synthase TruA, with protein MARYLIKICYDGTGYCGWQKQKNGLAIQEVMEKMLEIFAGKKTSLIAAGRTDAGVHSLGQYAHFDYSGSMQEKQLFLAFNRYLPDSIKVLEIMKVSPCLNARYQAYERSYRYRLAKEKTPFNRNYSGFFPHLHLNLEKMQSAVQYLLGKHDFSTFGKSNPEVPNRICELKHISISETERYFVFDFTADRFLHNMVRRIVGTLANISHLHLPPETVLEILENRCPRQNLVITAPASGLYLMDVKYPAKFLDESYNPNFEENGMVNTPLLHSIK; from the coding sequence ATGGCAAGATACTTAATAAAAATATGTTATGATGGCACGGGTTATTGCGGATGGCAAAAACAGAAAAACGGACTTGCCATTCAGGAAGTTATGGAAAAAATGCTGGAGATATTTGCCGGTAAAAAAACCTCCCTAATTGCTGCTGGAAGAACCGATGCAGGAGTTCATTCTTTAGGCCAATATGCTCATTTTGATTATAGTGGTTCAATGCAGGAAAAGCAATTGTTTTTGGCTTTTAACAGATATTTGCCTGATTCTATTAAAGTGCTGGAAATAATGAAAGTTAGCCCTTGTTTAAATGCTCGTTACCAGGCTTATGAACGCAGTTATCGCTATCGTTTGGCTAAAGAAAAAACACCTTTTAACAGAAATTACAGCGGTTTCTTTCCCCACTTGCATTTAAACCTGGAGAAAATGCAATCTGCTGTACAATACCTTTTAGGAAAACACGATTTTTCCACATTCGGGAAAAGCAATCCGGAAGTTCCCAATCGTATTTGTGAACTTAAACACATAAGTATAAGCGAAACGGAACGCTATTTTGTTTTTGATTTTACAGCTGACCGCTTTTTGCATAATATGGTTCGGAGAATTGTAGGAACTTTGGCTAATATATCACATTTGCATTTGCCTCCGGAAACGGTTCTGGAAATATTGGAGAATAGATGCCCTCGCCAAAATTTAGTGATCACTGCTCCTGCATCAGGACTTTACCTGATGGATGTTAAATATCCGGCAAAGTTTCTTGACGAATCTTACAATCCTAATTTTGAGGAAAATGGGATGGTAAATACCCCTTTGCTACATTCAATAAAATAA
- a CDS encoding tetratricopeptide repeat protein, with product MKFRDIIICLLCLSGIFACEVNTMFNARNYFKSAQARPLTSNGRPNAQAIDEYTKAIKKCGKIISTDKKGKRVEEAYYLMAKSLYYKGNSAFQAKDQFQNLVIRFPDSKYVPEAYIYIAKILRETNQPKEAEKLLDEFLRNPKYRKHHPEALFVLADFAIKDKDFIKAQHYLERIITEFPKTKEYREAYFLFGKNYYEQKDYDKSLEAFKKMQKARGIDKTIKLEGTYYIGLNELELGQAEKALKTAKGLIKSESRPDKIPFVRLLKARAQFALGDTTEARTEIEFITKNYPRTEGSAGAYYYLAEYYYYNLGDIPKAVLNYNRVRTEFSGSPLAQTAQEKAVALGFVAPRTGLDCETGLSQFLDYHYQAAESFLNVLSLPDSAIAHYQLVISPKDTLIVRRDSLQTAINRNNAILDSLRALLPPPEILAIDSLGLLEQAELPVTQTDITSESAFADTLSETIISSPDSLQTFADTLQITELELPVADSLFVAETISEGDTLATEEEKTKDKGLPDSSLAEEKKELSPPLTETTEPDSLTLVIAQRIQDLEKENARYNQRLEKLEEIIERFESEIIPFCMFAMGSIYHNRSPESPENNEIMAKMQEEYPENKFTKALYALQNNLPVRLIDPKEEREEQLLDMYFEQIYTAPDSALAGLQELTNSPYHKIKLAANYRLGWYYGFEQIDTLLAKPYLKAVLDEPEAGEYAVVARRFFDGNKFLLRGSFPVVIPQTDTTVVDSTGVDIEESIKEWSFPAPAEIYETLPDSLKIYSGIPMLMDSLVKAVSPPEDTTEEKNTSPEMETADDNIPTPENNPVPALPEELIPEKKEELPLE from the coding sequence ATGAAATTCAGGGATATAATTATCTGTCTGCTTTGCCTTTCCGGCATTTTTGCCTGCGAGGTGAATACTATGTTCAATGCCCGAAATTATTTTAAATCGGCACAAGCAAGACCTTTAACCAGTAATGGCAGACCTAATGCTCAAGCTATTGATGAATATACGAAAGCGATAAAAAAATGCGGGAAAATTATTTCTACCGATAAAAAGGGAAAAAGAGTAGAAGAAGCATATTATCTGATGGCAAAATCCCTTTATTATAAAGGCAATAGTGCTTTTCAGGCAAAAGACCAGTTTCAAAACCTTGTTATTCGTTTTCCCGATAGTAAATATGTTCCCGAGGCATATATTTATATTGCCAAAATTTTAAGAGAAACGAATCAGCCCAAAGAAGCGGAAAAATTGCTGGATGAATTCCTCCGCAATCCCAAATATCGTAAACATCATCCTGAAGCATTATTCGTTTTAGCCGACTTTGCTATTAAGGATAAGGACTTTATTAAAGCTCAACATTATCTGGAAAGGATAATTACGGAATTTCCCAAAACAAAAGAATACCGCGAAGCATATTTCCTTTTTGGCAAGAATTATTACGAACAAAAGGATTACGATAAATCGCTGGAAGCATTTAAAAAAATGCAAAAAGCGCGCGGTATTGATAAAACTATAAAGCTTGAGGGAACTTATTACATCGGTTTGAACGAACTGGAACTTGGACAGGCAGAAAAAGCACTAAAGACAGCTAAGGGCTTGATAAAATCGGAATCTCGTCCCGATAAAATTCCTTTTGTCCGTTTGCTGAAGGCAAGAGCTCAATTTGCTTTGGGTGATACAACCGAGGCGAGAACTGAAATTGAATTCATTACTAAAAATTATCCTCGTACCGAAGGTTCTGCAGGTGCCTATTATTACCTGGCAGAATACTATTATTATAATCTGGGTGATATTCCTAAAGCGGTTTTGAACTACAATCGGGTACGTACTGAATTTTCGGGTTCTCCACTTGCTCAAACGGCTCAAGAAAAAGCGGTTGCCTTAGGATTTGTAGCTCCGCGCACAGGTCTTGACTGTGAAACAGGACTTTCTCAATTTTTGGATTATCATTACCAGGCGGCGGAAAGTTTTTTGAATGTCCTTTCTTTGCCCGATTCTGCTATTGCCCATTACCAACTTGTTATTTCTCCAAAAGATACTTTAATTGTCAGACGCGATTCTTTACAGACGGCAATAAACAGAAATAATGCTATTCTGGATTCGCTTAGAGCGCTTTTACCGCCACCGGAAATTCTTGCAATAGACAGTTTAGGACTTTTAGAACAGGCGGAACTTCCAGTGACACAAACAGATATAACATCCGAATCTGCTTTTGCTGATACCCTATCTGAAACAATTATCAGTAGTCCAGATAGTTTGCAAACCTTTGCAGATACATTACAAATAACGGAATTAGAACTTCCTGTAGCGGATAGTTTATTTGTGGCAGAGACAATTTCTGAGGGCGATACCTTAGCTACTGAAGAAGAAAAAACTAAAGATAAAGGTCTTCCAGATTCCTCTTTGGCAGAAGAAAAAAAGGAATTATCTCCTCCGCTTACTGAAACAACAGAGCCAGATTCTTTAACTTTGGTAATTGCTCAACGCATTCAAGACCTGGAAAAGGAAAACGCAAGATACAACCAGCGACTGGAAAAACTGGAAGAAATTATTGAGCGTTTTGAAAGTGAAATAATTCCTTTCTGTATGTTTGCTATGGGTTCTATCTATCATAATCGTTCTCCTGAAAGTCCTGAAAATAATGAAATTATGGCTAAAATGCAGGAAGAATATCCGGAAAATAAATTTACCAAAGCCCTTTATGCTCTGCAGAATAATTTGCCGGTGCGGTTAATTGACCCCAAAGAAGAAAGGGAAGAACAGCTTTTAGATATGTATTTTGAGCAAATTTACACTGCTCCTGATTCCGCTCTTGCCGGTTTACAGGAACTTACAAACTCTCCCTACCATAAAATTAAGCTGGCTGCCAATTACCGTTTGGGCTGGTATTACGGTTTTGAACAAATTGATACTCTGCTTGCAAAGCCCTATTTGAAAGCTGTTTTGGACGAACCTGAAGCAGGCGAATATGCTGTTGTTGCCCGTAGATTCTTTGATGGCAATAAGTTCCTTCTGCGAGGTTCATTTCCTGTTGTTATTCCTCAAACTGATACTACTGTAGTTGATTCCACTGGAGTTGATATAGAAGAAAGCATTAAGGAATGGTCTTTTCCTGCTCCTGCAGAAATTTATGAGACCCTGCCGGACAGCTTGAAAATTTATAGTGGCATTCCTATGCTGATGGATTCTTTGGTAAAAGCTGTTTCTCCACCTGAAGACACGACGGAAGAGAAAAACACATCTCCCGAAATGGAAACGGCGGATGATAATATTCCCACACCGGAAAATAATCCTGTTCCTGCGTTACCGGAAGAGCTAATTCCGGAAAAAAAAGAGGAACTGCCACTTGAATGA
- the hutH gene encoding histidine ammonia-lyase, whose amino-acid sequence MQEIIIDGNSLTLEAVEQVACYNTPIRLSDSSKEKVTKCRAYVDKIIESGEIVYGLNTGFGKFSNVIIPEENIAELQLNLIRSHSTNIGEPYSEVQTRAIMLLRIAVLAKGHSGIRLETLETLVQMLNKGIQPIIPMRGSVGASGDLSPLSHLALVLIGEGEAIYKGERLPGASAMQKAGISPVQLAAKEGLALNNGTQVMTALGVLNLLEAERLCRYADIIAAMSIDALKGTPKAFDELIHNLRPHPGQKISAKNIRTLLEGSPLRESHRNCGNVQDAYSLRCTPQVNGAVRDACSYVRGILEIEINSATDNPLIFPDEGKVISGGNFHGEPLAIALDTLGLAISELASISERRIEQMLNPALSRGLSPFLATRPGIDSGFMIQQMTAASLVSENKVLAHPACVDSIPTSANQEDHISMGSISAIKLCQIVQNVASVLGIELLIACSALDQRQISTSPVLEKVKSALRENVAPLQGDRLMYPDVNKAIELVRSKRLDEICPEIG is encoded by the coding sequence ATGCAGGAAATTATCATTGACGGCAATTCCTTAACTTTAGAGGCAGTGGAACAGGTTGCTTGCTACAATACCCCCATTCGTCTTTCTGATTCCAGTAAGGAAAAAGTAACTAAATGCCGTGCCTATGTAGATAAAATAATTGAAAGCGGCGAAATTGTTTACGGGCTGAATACCGGTTTTGGTAAATTCAGCAATGTAATTATTCCTGAAGAAAACATAGCTGAACTACAATTAAATTTAATTCGCAGTCATTCAACCAACATCGGAGAACCCTATTCCGAAGTGCAAACGCGGGCTATAATGCTTTTAAGGATTGCAGTTTTAGCTAAAGGGCATTCCGGAATTCGTTTAGAGACATTGGAAACCCTGGTGCAAATGTTGAATAAAGGTATTCAGCCAATAATTCCAATGCGGGGCTCAGTTGGAGCAAGTGGAGATCTTTCTCCGCTTTCACATTTGGCATTAGTGCTGATTGGTGAGGGTGAAGCAATTTACAAAGGTGAGCGTCTTCCGGGTGCTTCAGCAATGCAAAAAGCGGGCATAAGCCCTGTCCAACTTGCTGCTAAAGAAGGACTTGCTCTTAATAATGGCACTCAAGTTATGACTGCTTTGGGTGTTTTAAACCTTTTGGAAGCGGAGCGTTTATGCCGTTATGCCGATATCATTGCCGCTATGAGCATAGATGCTTTAAAAGGGACTCCTAAAGCATTTGATGAATTGATTCATAATTTAAGACCACATCCTGGTCAGAAAATTTCCGCAAAAAATATCAGAACCCTTTTGGAGGGAAGTCCTTTACGGGAATCTCATCGTAATTGTGGCAATGTTCAAGATGCTTACAGTTTGCGATGCACACCTCAAGTTAATGGTGCAGTGAGAGATGCCTGTTCGTATGTGCGAGGCATTTTGGAAATAGAAATAAATTCAGCAACGGATAATCCGCTTATTTTTCCGGATGAGGGTAAGGTTATTTCCGGGGGCAATTTTCATGGTGAACCCTTAGCTATCGCGTTGGATACTTTAGGTTTGGCAATTAGTGAACTTGCCTCAATTTCCGAACGCCGCATTGAACAGATGTTAAATCCTGCTCTTTCACGCGGTCTTTCTCCTTTTTTAGCAACGCGTCCGGGAATTGATTCCGGTTTTATGATTCAGCAAATGACGGCAGCATCGCTGGTTTCGGAAAATAAAGTGCTGGCTCATCCTGCCTGTGTAGATTCCATTCCCACTTCTGCCAATCAGGAAGATCATATTTCTATGGGATCAATTTCGGCTATAAAACTTTGCCAAATAGTGCAAAATGTGGCTTCCGTTCTGGGAATTGAATTGCTGATTGCATGTTCTGCACTGGATCAAAGGCAAATATCTACTTCTCCTGTTTTGGAAAAAGTAAAATCGGCTTTAAGAGAAAATGTTGCTCCTTTACAAGGTGACCGGCTTATGTATCCTGATGTAAATAAAGCAATTGAGTTGGTTCGTTCCAAGCGTTTGGACGAGATTTGTCCTGAAATTGGTTGA